The Thalassotalea sp. HSM 43 genome window below encodes:
- a CDS encoding amidase has product MKLDGKLLFSDLTSQISMIEQGEISANELFAMQLSFNEKINPLVNAFISLDDSNQVIKDNDSALHGVAIAVKDNIDVDGFNTTAGLEILRHNRPHEDAFSVAKLRAAGASFIGKLNMHEGALGASNHNAHFGNCYNPHNIELTPGGSSGGSGAAVAAGMTALALGTDTMGSVRIPASYCGVFGFKGSKGAISNRGSVPCGRSLDNIGPLARSARDLTLAFTLMQGHDVQSAQSLSINYAAPNEQLPTILIPKDLSVFSVDSDVIDDFERNIDTFAQMGCRLKSVDFSGYDFSAARRAGLIICEADMRLTHQQAWQDSPDLFSPYLRNLLRYIDGKTPMDVMRAEQTIEAAVVMANQLFNDGDMLLMPTAPQRAFAMNADVPANQADLTGFANMAGLPALSMPMISDRPLPAGMQLVGPSGSDLQILAIAERWQQSTGFSCDIPSAISAFI; this is encoded by the coding sequence ATGAAACTAGACGGCAAGCTGTTATTCAGTGATTTAACATCACAAATAAGCATGATTGAGCAGGGCGAAATCAGTGCTAATGAGCTCTTTGCTATGCAGTTGTCGTTTAATGAAAAAATCAATCCGTTAGTTAACGCATTTATCAGTCTTGATGACTCTAATCAGGTCATCAAAGACAATGACTCAGCGCTGCATGGTGTCGCTATTGCCGTCAAAGATAATATTGATGTCGATGGTTTTAATACCACCGCAGGCCTAGAAATATTGCGTCACAATCGACCCCATGAAGATGCCTTTAGTGTCGCAAAATTGCGCGCAGCCGGTGCCAGCTTTATTGGTAAATTAAACATGCATGAAGGGGCATTAGGAGCCAGTAATCATAATGCTCACTTTGGCAATTGTTATAACCCTCATAATATTGAGTTAACCCCTGGCGGCTCATCCGGTGGCAGTGGTGCGGCTGTTGCAGCAGGTATGACTGCGCTCGCTCTAGGCACCGATACCATGGGCTCGGTACGTATTCCGGCATCTTATTGTGGCGTATTTGGCTTTAAAGGCAGTAAAGGCGCTATCTCTAATCGAGGCAGTGTGCCTTGTGGTCGCAGTCTTGATAACATTGGCCCTTTGGCACGAAGTGCACGAGATTTAACTTTGGCATTTACCTTGATGCAAGGACATGATGTGCAATCGGCGCAGTCGCTAAGCATTAATTATGCCGCACCTAATGAGCAATTGCCGACCATATTGATACCAAAGGATTTGTCGGTATTTTCTGTTGATAGCGACGTTATCGATGATTTTGAACGCAATATCGATACATTTGCCCAAATGGGTTGTCGCCTTAAAAGTGTTGATTTTAGTGGTTATGACTTCTCTGCCGCTCGTCGTGCAGGTTTGATCATTTGCGAAGCGGATATGCGCTTAACTCATCAGCAGGCGTGGCAGGATAGCCCCGATTTGTTTTCACCCTACTTACGTAATTTGCTGCGTTACATCGACGGTAAAACGCCGATGGATGTGATGCGCGCCGAACAAACCATTGAGGCCGCCGTGGTGATGGCGAATCAGTTGTTTAACGACGGCGATATGTTGTTAATGCCAACGGCACCGCAACGGGCATTTGCGATGAACGCAGACGTTCCGGCTAATCAGGCCGACCTTACCGGCTTTGCCAATATGGCAGGGTTACCGGCATTGTCTATGCCTATGATCAGCGACAGACCATTACCGGCAGGTATGCAACTGGTTGGCCCGAGTGGCAGTGATCTGCAAATTCTAGCCATTGCCGAGCGCTGGCAACAAAGCACCGGTTTTAGCTGCGACATTCCTAGCGCGATAAGCGCATTTATTTAA
- a CDS encoding CaiB/BaiF CoA transferase family protein — protein sequence MAGPLTGIKVLDLSRILAGPWATQVLADYGAEVYKIERPVSGDDTRHWGPPYVQNSDGTDTQESAYYVAANRGKQSFAIDITSEQGQAQIKQMVLDADIVVENYKVGGLKKYGLDYDALAQLNPGIIYCSITGFGQTGPYANKAGYDAMIQAMGGLMSITGEQDQLPGGGPQKVGVAVADLMTGMYAVSGILAALHHKNQTGEGQHIDLALLDTQVAWLANQASNYLIGGDVPKRLGTAHPNIVPYQAMKVKNGHIMLAVGNDRQFKKCCQILGAPELAEDSDYASNDQRVANRDVLINKLEALFLCHDIDYWLEHLSAAHVPCGPINTLDRVFENPQIQHRQMLFELEHPTAGKVPQVANPVKFSATPIEYHSLAPTLGNASTNKA from the coding sequence ATGGCAGGTCCATTAACCGGAATCAAAGTACTGGATTTAAGTCGCATTCTTGCCGGCCCTTGGGCGACGCAAGTGTTGGCCGACTATGGTGCTGAAGTCTACAAAATTGAACGCCCAGTAAGTGGTGACGACACTCGTCATTGGGGGCCTCCTTATGTACAAAATAGTGATGGCACTGATACTCAGGAATCCGCTTATTATGTTGCTGCCAATCGTGGTAAGCAGTCTTTTGCCATTGATATCACCAGCGAACAAGGGCAAGCGCAAATCAAACAGATGGTGCTAGATGCGGATATCGTTGTTGAGAATTACAAGGTCGGTGGCCTGAAGAAATACGGCCTTGATTATGATGCATTAGCACAACTTAATCCGGGTATTATCTATTGTTCGATTACCGGTTTTGGTCAAACCGGACCTTATGCCAACAAGGCGGGTTATGACGCCATGATTCAAGCCATGGGTGGCTTAATGAGTATTACCGGCGAGCAAGATCAACTGCCAGGTGGTGGGCCACAAAAGGTAGGCGTAGCGGTCGCTGATTTGATGACCGGAATGTATGCGGTGTCTGGTATTTTAGCGGCTCTGCATCATAAAAACCAAACCGGTGAGGGTCAGCATATTGATTTAGCCTTACTGGATACTCAGGTTGCCTGGCTGGCAAATCAAGCCAGTAACTACCTTATTGGTGGTGATGTACCGAAGCGATTGGGTACCGCACATCCGAATATCGTGCCTTATCAGGCTATGAAAGTAAAAAATGGTCACATTATGCTGGCGGTCGGCAATGATAGGCAGTTTAAAAAATGTTGCCAGATACTTGGCGCGCCAGAACTGGCAGAGGACAGTGATTATGCGAGCAACGATCAGCGCGTAGCGAACCGAGATGTATTAATCAATAAATTAGAGGCGTTATTCTTATGCCATGATATTGATTATTGGCTTGAGCATTTGTCAGCGGCACATGTACCTTGTGGACCAATTAATACCCTAGATAGAGTATTTGAAAATCCACAAATTCAACATCGACAAATGTTGTTTGAATTGGAGCACCCAACCGCAGGTAAAGTACCTCAAGTCGCCAATCCAGTGAAGTTCTCAGCCACACCGATTGAATACCACAGTTTGGCGCCAACCTTAGGTAATGCCTCGACAAATAAAGCCTAA